The nucleotide window AGAGCTAGCAAAGAGGTGTTGTGATTTATCGGTGAGGCGGCAGCGGTAATTGAGGACGCGGAGTTGAAGAAATCAGCGATCGGAGGAAGGTAAGAGAAGTTCGGACGTTATCTCTTCTCGATCGATCAGTCTCGTGTTGCTCTGGTATTTGGTTTTCACTTTCGCCAAAACGAATCGGAGTTCAAACTTTTTTGCTATTTGTTAATGAAATGGTTGATCGGGCGGCCTTGCATGTGGTTTCGACATGGTGTTTGTTCTTTTGATCCATTTTCCTTCTTTGTTTTTGTTTCGTTTTCTCCTCTGTAAATCCTGTTAGGTGCTCATCTGAGTACCTCAAGAATTTCAACAGAGGTAACTCCTGTAGCAATGAAGATACAGTAGTCGAATCTGATCTGTCACAAATACTCAAAAGATCTGATCAAAGAACTGGAGGAAGATTCTTCGAAAGAAGAGTAAAACTTCCACGATCTGTGCAGTAATCTAATATGTAAGGTCACTATTTTTGCCCTGTTTTATAAAGTTTTGTTATGATTTTGGGTTTAGATGTCTTTTTCTACCGGAGAAGGAATCTTGGATCTTCCTTCTGGTTCCTTCCCTATGTTCTTGTATGCCTGGGGAGAAAAATGTGGGGTCTACTATGAGCTTGCATGGAAAAAGGGCGAGGAGAACACTGAGAGGAGAGAGACGAGACAATGGCATGGCCTCTGCTCCTCTCATTGGAAATCTTCGCTTCTATCTGTCTTTCCGTCAACCTATGGAGTATCGAAGCGCACGCTAATATGTCTCCTGTCCACCTATTTATGGAACGCTCCTTCCTTTACTCTTCCGGCCCTGCTTTCCTCCAATTAATTTTCAGCAGTACGATTAAAGCGGGATGTGTTTGATCCTTTCAGAGTCAGAGGCGACAATTTATGTAGTGAACGACACAGTGCTTGTCCTCTCCCCGTGCTcgctaaaagaaagaaagaaagtcatGATGGCAGGATTGCCGAATCTTGTGAAAACAACACAACTGCAGAATGCTTGCTTTTGTCGGGCACGGCCAAGCCCTTTCCTTTGCTGAGGCGTACTGCCATATGAGAGATTTGACCATTTCTTTTTCTTGCCCTTGCAGCGGTTTCTGGTGGTGGTGAGAAGCAGGGCGGACTCCAAGATGTTGGCCTGTATCGCCTGTTCCAAGCACGACCCGGAAGATGGCGGGGACGACACCGCCGCGCGTGCGCCCACCAATCCAAGCTCCAAAGACCCCGTCAGAAGCCTCACTTctcaggttctctctctctctctctctctctctctctctctctctctctctacgtacTCCGTGCAGCACACGCAAGTAGTTGCTGTAGTAATAATGTGGTACTTGGATGGACGAGACCATTTAGGTGGGCAAGCGTGGCGCTGCATGGGAGAGGGTAGCAGCCAAAGAACGAGAACGCCAGACCTATATGTGTCCGGTTCTACCACTACCACATCGTCCACAACCCTGttcccacccacccacccaccaaCAGAACAAGACCTCGACCCCAGACGACTCACGCAAGTTCCCAGCAAAAGTAGAAACAGGGCAAACAAAATGGCACATTAGTTGGTGAGAATAGAGCACCGGAATAATAGCTTGCTGCTTGCCAGCAAAGCGCTATAAAGGTTTGGGATATCATCACAAGGTGACTCGTCCTCATGGGTCCCCAAAAAGAGAGGAGGTAAGAGGTGTGGGATTAGATGTAATTTCGCTTTCTCTATGTTGTTTTTGGTCTTCAAAGTAGGGGGAAGATATGGTCTCGGGTCTTCTTAAAAAGGAGTGCTCTGATAGAAAGAGATCCATTGGATGTAATAAGGACGACGATTGGTTTGTGTGCACCAGCAAGGGAAGGAATAAAGTGAGAGCAGGGACAGACTGGTGGTCTTGGTTATTTCCCAGAGTGAACGAGTGACTGAATTCTTCTGGTTTTGACTCTTAGACCGCATTAGTCTCTTTGGAACCTTACATATGGTAATTACCTTATGATCAAGGCAGCAGCTTGGCGCCTGCCTTTCCTTTCTCAACCCACATTACCCGGCAACTTTTGTCGCATCTTCTAAATCAAATTAATGGTGAGCAGCTGTAGTCTACAGTGGAAGAGCGATAGCGCCACAACATCGCCCTTGTAAAGCCGAAGGATTGGGCTGCTTGTCTGTTAAAACCTGTTTTCCCTTTCTTTATTCTAACCATCATCTTTTACATGCGGGTGTGTTTGCGTGACGTACGAATTAATTAGATAAGATCGTAGTGACTGGAGAGAGTACTAGTACTAGTACTGCATATGCATTGGACTACTAAGATTTTGGTACAAAGAGCTGCTCCCATTAACAGGTAGGGCCCTTGGGTCGTCAATGAACGGACATGAGCTGCACACGCAGTCGTCTAGCCATGTTAGTTGGCCGGGATCAATCGCTTCGTGTGGGTTTGTCCCCCATGCCAGGCTTTGCTCGCCGAAGAGGGATGGTCAATTAATTACGTCTCCTCGTAATGCATAATAGTGAGCGGCCACCAGTTTGTCGGCCTTACCGATGTATGATGGGCGAAGGTGGTGTTCATCCTTCCGAGACCGGCAACTTGATGTAAACGGGACTCGCCTATAGTTGCACAACCCTAGGGTGCAATGCGCGATATCAGCCTGTGATGGGCTGGCGCATCTGTGGTCGTTAATTCAAGTATTTCTGTCAATGGGAGGAAAGGGTCGCGACTTTTAGATAATTTTATACAGAACAAACATTTACAGTTGAAGGACATGGTGTTGAAGTTCTCCGGCACGCATCGACATTGCAAAGGTGGTAGTAGCTCTTCGTTCGGAAAGAGCAAGACCCTGCATCATCACCAGTTTCGCGACCGCAGCTCCTACCTTGACAAAGACGTGGCCTCCGACGCTGGCAGCCAGTATGACTTCATCCGGGCGGCAGCCAGCTCGAGCTCGACACCCGCATGGGATTTCTCAAGTTATAGCAATGACAACGTGGGGCAGTACGAGGAAGAGGGCTCCAGTTACGGAGGCAAGTGGATTCAGCAGCAGGTGGAGGACgcagtggtggtggaggaggaaggcGAACCCAAGGAGTGGATGGCGCAAGTGGAGCCGGGCGTCCACATCACGTTCGTGTCCCTCCCAGGCGGCGCTGGAAACGACCTTAAACGCATCCGCTTCAGGTACGCGTTGAGAGGATATTTTAACTCGTCATTCAGCTCTTCTCTTACTCATGGATGGAACGGGTGGTATGACACAGCCGGGAGATGTTCAACAAGTGGCAGGCGCAGAGGTGGTGGGGGGAGAACTACGATAGAATCATGGAGCTGTACAACGTGCAGCGATTTAGCCGTCAGGCTTTCCCAACTCCGCCCAGATCCGACGACGGCGAGGTTAGTGGTATATTGATTGCAAAATCCTTGTTTAGCAAACAAACAAAACAGAGAGTAACACTCATCATAATCAACCCAttgatcagagagagagagagagagagagagagaggttttcaAGCACATGCATCCAGGCTTTCGAAGCCGGCAGCTTTAGCAGTCCGTTCGTCCTCGCCAATGGCCCAAACCCCAAACCTCGTGCGTAAAAGAAAGAGCAAATCCTTCTTTTGCCCTGTCGTCCGTGTGaagttttacatgtacaggacgTTAGTCACTGTAAACTTCAATCTCCATCCCAAATGTGGGTGCGAGTGTGGGTTTCATTGCTTCCCTATGAGCCCACTGGATTGCCCTCAAGCACACAAAGGAATAGGAGGGCTAGAGACTACGGACAGATATCGCCAGCAACCTCCTCCATGGCAAAACCGTACGTGTTCCACCACGGTAATGACCACGTGCCACAAAAATCGCTCAACAGTTTGTTTGACTTGTGTATGCAGAGGGAGTCATCGCCGCCATTCTACACCAGGGATAGCCAAAGCAGCCCTGTCAACCTGCCGCCAACCGGCAAAGAGCGACTCAGCAAAAGCACGTACGGGCCACCGTCCACCTCCGGGAGAGGGGCCTACTGCCCGCCTGTCCCAGATCCTTCCCAACATCTCCTCCTCCCACAGTACTTCTATCCTGCGGCCTTCGCCACTGCTCCCGCAGCGGGTGTGAAGGGAGAATGCTCCTCCATGGACGCGTCGAGAACCACCACCTCCTCCAGAGCCTCCGTCTCCATCAGCAATGCCAGCGATCTCGACGTGACTGAGTGGGTGGAGCAAGACGAACCCGGCGTGCGCATCACCATCCGTGAGCTGCCAGATGGCACCCGAGAGCTTCGCCGTGTCCGATTCAGGTGAGACATTCTCTGATCTCTTTTACTTTtttccccttcctcctcctcatgtGCCATGCAAGAGTCGCTGATGACGAGAGCCGATTGCCTCAGCCGAGAACGGTTCGGGGAGGTGCGCGCTAAG belongs to Musa acuminata AAA Group cultivar baxijiao chromosome BXJ3-5, Cavendish_Baxijiao_AAA, whole genome shotgun sequence and includes:
- the LOC135638299 gene encoding protein BREVIS RADIX-like produces the protein MLACIACSKHDPEDGGDDTAARAPTNPSSKDPVRSLTSQLKDMVLKFSGTHRHCKGGSSSSFGKSKTLHHHQFRDRSSYLDKDVASDAGSQYDFIRAAASSSSTPAWDFSSYSNDNVGQYEEEGSSYGGKWIQQQVEDAVVVEEEGEPKEWMAQVEPGVHITFVSLPGGAGNDLKRIRFSREMFNKWQAQRWWGENYDRIMELYNVQRFSRQAFPTPPRSDDGERESSPPFYTRDSQSSPVNLPPTGKERLSKSTYGPPSTSGRGAYCPPVPDPSQHLLLPQYFYPAAFATAPAAGVKGECSSMDASRTTTSSRASVSISNASDLDVTEWVEQDEPGVRITIRELPDGTRELRRVRFSRERFGEVRAKLWWEENRERIQAQYL